The genomic stretch TTCACCAATATGACACCACAAGTTGAGAGAAAAACCAAGAAAGATGTTGACGAAAGTACAGATACCTACGACACGGTAGAATATTTGGTAAAAAACATTAAAGGCAACAATGGAAAAGTCGGTCAGTTCGGAACTTCATATCCAGGATTCTACACTGCGGTAGGAACTTTGGCGCAACATCCTGCTTTGGTGGCGTCTTCTCCGCAAGCTCCGATTTCAGATTTCTGGAACGATGATTTCCTACATAACGGAAGATTTATGATGGGGTATTTCAGAACCTTCCCTGTTTTTGGAATTCAGAAAACAAAAGCTGAAAACAAAGCGTGGTACATGGATACTTTCGTGAAACAAACTTCAGAAGACGGTTTAAAATTTTACCGGGATATGGGAACATTAAAAGATGGATATGAAAAATATTATAAAGATAATTTCTTCATGACCGAAATTATGAATCATCCCAATTACGATGAATATTGGCAGAAAAGAAATCTTCTACCACATCTTAAAAACATCAATCATGCTGTAATGACCGTTGGTGGATGGTTTGATGCAGAAGATCTTTCAGGACCTTTAAATATTTACAAAACCATTGAAAAAACAAGCCCTAAAGCTAAAAACACCATCGTGATGGGACCATTTTCTCACGGAGGTTGGGGACGCGAAGATGGAAAACATTTTCACAATCAAATTTACTTCGGAGACAGCATCGCAACCTATTATCAGAAAAATATTGAAACAAAATTCTTCAATCATTATCTAAAAGGAAATACAAAACAGGATGCCGGTTTACCGGAAGCTTTGATGTATGATACAGGTGCAAAGCAGTGGAGAGAATTTGCAACGTATCCTCCCAAAGAAGCTAAAAAAGTTAGTTTTTACTTAGCAAACGGAACTTTGAAAAACAATTCAGGACAAGGGTTTTCAGAATATTATAGTGATCCGAACAATCCTGTTTTAAGTTCTGATAATCTGAAAGATTTTAACGGATTTACACCAAGAAATTACATGTCCGAAGATCAAAGGTTTGCTGTCGGAAGACCCGATGTCCTGACTTTCACCACAGATATTTTAACGGAAGATCTTACTTTCGCAGGAGAATTGATGGCTAAATTAAATATCGCTTCAACTTCCACTGATGCCGATTTTGCAGTGAAATTGATCGATGTTTATCCTGAAGACTTTAAACCTGCTGAAAAGAAAGACGGCGTGATCTACGGAAATTATCATCAAATGGTAAGAAGTGAAATCATGCCTGCAAGATTCAGGAACTCCAGAGAAAAAGGGGAAGCTTTAGTTGCCAATCAAAAAACAGCAGTGGATTTCAGATTGCAGGATGTGGTTCATACTTTCAAGAAAGGACACAAAATCCAGATACAAATTTCCTCAACATGGTTTCCGCTTTTCGCCATTAATCCTCAGAAATTTTTAGACAATCCCAATTTTGCTACGAAAGAAGATTATACGAAAGCGTTTATTAAGGTTTTTGAAGATTCTTCGATTGAAGTTGAGGTTTTGAAATAAACGATAAAAGCTGTTCGGTTTGAACAGCTTTTTTGTTTTTTTATTCTCTCGCAGATTTTGCAGATAACGCAGATCTTTTTAAACACAATCATCTGCGAAATTTGCTTAATCTGCGAGAGAAAATTCTGCATCAAATTTGTCATTCCGTAGGAATCTAAGCTTTATTTTTAAAATTTAAATTCTAATAAATAAGTTCAGATTCCTACGGAATGACAAACTTAACTTTACAATTTTTGCGTTAAAAAAACTTTATTCCTCAATAGTTCTAAAAGTCAGATTTACTCTTGGAGTTTTTACTTTTGTCGTTGGTGGAAGTCGATGCAGCCAATTTTCCTGCGTTATTCCTTTCATCACCAACAAACTTCCGTTCTCCAATGAAATGTCAATTCTTTCATTAGAAATTTTATGCTTGAAAGAAAACTTTCTCTCCGCTCCGAAAGTCAACGATGCGATTGCTCCGTGTTTCTTCAAATCTTTTTCACCGTCGCTGTGATACGCCATTCCTTCACTTCCGTCGTGATACAAATTCAAAAGACATGAATTGTAAGTTTCTCCTGAAGCTTCTTCACATTTTTGTTTTAAGGCTAATAATTCGGGAGTCCAGAGTTTTGCATATTTCGTGCGGTTTGAATAGGTGTATTCAAAGATTTTTTCACCAAACCAGGCAACTTTTCTTTTGGTATAAATCAGTTTTCCAAAAATAACCGCTTCATCATTTTCCCACGGAATCTGATTAAGTAAATATTGATAATATTTCTCACATTCAGCATCGGAAAAAATCTTTCCGTAATATTCTGCAGTGCCGTCTTTGGGAAGGATGTTGATTGGGAAATCTTGTATGTCGTCGAATAAATTCATCTTTAAATTTCAATATTTAATTTTAAACCATTAAGATTCTATTAATGAGTTGAGATGGTTAAGTTGAGCTTCGCTTTAAGCAGTCAACTTCATTAAAATCTATTTGATTTTCCTTAATTAAACTTAACTTTTTAAAAACAAATCTTAATGGTTCAAAAAATAATTCAATTCTAATCTTCCAAATAAACCTTCGAACTTTCCCAACCAATTATCATCTGTTTTCTATCGCTTCCCCACATATAACCGCCAATTTTCCCTGAAGATTGTATCACACGGTGACAAGGAATTAAAAACGCAACAGGATTGCTTCCAATGGCAGTTCCGACAGCCCGAGAAGCTTTTGGATTTCCTATTTTATCAGCTAAATTTCCATAAGTTGACAATTTCCCCATTGGAATCGTTAATAAACTTTCCCAGACTTTGAGTTGAAAATCGGTTCCTTTTAAATGAAGCTTGATGGTATTGAGCTTTGACCAGTCTTTTGTAAAAATTGATAATGCATTTTGCTGAAGCTCATCATGTTTTTCAAAAAAAGATGCATTGGGAAATTTATTGTGTAAATCTCTCAATGCATTTTCTTTATCTTCTTCGAAAGCCATATAACAGATTCCTTTTTCGGTGGAAGCTGTGATTATTTTTCCAAATGGGCTTTCAGAAAAACTATAATTGATATGTAAATTTTTCCCGCCATTTTTATATTCTGCAGGCGACATTCCTTCAATTTTCACAAACAAATCGTGCAATCTGCTTGTGCTTGAAAGTCCGGTCTCTAATGCAGCATCAAATAGCGTGGCTTTTTCTTCTTTCAGTAAACTTTTTGCATGTTCAAGACTGATGAACTGTAAAAATCTTTTCGGACTTGTTCCTGCCCAATCTGTAAATATTCTCTGAAAATGTGCCGGACTTAGATTTACTTTTCCAGCAACCTCATCCAAATTGGGCTGAAGCTTAAAATTGCTCTGAATAAATTCTATTGCTTTGGCAATTCTCTGATAATCTATTTCGTCTTGTGTGAACATTTCATTTTGTTTTGTATCACAAATTTCCAAAGAAAAACTGAAAGAAAAAATCCGTTTCCTGCGGAATTTTAGTCTTTGTTGATGTGATAATATGCCAACATTTTATAATATAGTTTTGCTGCTAAAAAGGCACTTGGTTTTGAATACGCAGAATCCATTAATTCAACAATATCAAAAGCAACAACGTTACATTTTTCGAAAACTTTTCTTAATAATTCTAATGTTGGATACCATTGCAAACCGCCTGGTTCCGGAGTTCCTGTTGAAGGAGCAATTGACGGATCGAAAGCATCCAAATCAATCGTAATATAAACATTTCCTGAAACTTTTTCTAAAACATCATTCACCCAGTTTTCATTATTGGCAATTTCATGAGCGAAAAACACTCTTCCCTCCGGTAAATATTCAACTTCTTCAGCATCCATAGAACGGATTCCCACTTGTACTAAATTATGTTTCTGATTCGCTTCAAAAACCGCACAAGCGTGATTAGAAGTAGAACCATGGAATTCCGGACGTAAATCTGTGTGAGCATCTAATTGTAAAACGGTAAGATTTTCAAATTTTTCTCCTACTGCACGAATCGAACCGATAGAAACTGAATGTTCTCCACCAAAAAGAGTAAACAATTTATCTGTTGCCAAAAGCTCTTTTGTTTTCTGATAAACCGCTTCTGTCATCGCTTCAGGCGTAGAATTTTCAGAAACTTCTCCAGCTAAATAAACTCCCTCCAAATAAGGTTCTGTACCTGTTTCGATGTCGTAAAGCTCCATGTTTTCAGAAGCATCAAGGAATAATTCAGGACCTTTATCGGCACCTTTTCCCCAAGTTGAAGTTCCATCGTAAGGAACTGTTACCAAAACTACTTTTGAATTTTCTAATGAAGCATTTTCTTCAGGAATTCCTGCGTATGTTTTCATATAAAGATATTTATTGTTTTTAAAGGATATATGCAATCGCTACATATTCATTGGCTTCTGTTTTCCAAATCACGGCGATTTCATAATTTATAATTAAAAATTAAATGATTTAAAGATTAAAATATTTGCCGCAAAGATAAGAAGAAGAAATTGTAAGTGTTTAAAGTTATGAGCTATAAATTATGAGTTTTTAAATTTTTAAATCGTTTAATCTTTACATAATAAAACATTAATTTTGCACAAAATAAAAATTTATGTCCTTAAAAGCTGTGCTTTTCGATATGGATGGGGTAATTGTTGATACAGAACCTCTTCATAGAAAAGCTTATTTCAAAACATTCAACCAGCTAGAAATCGAGGTTTCTGAAGACCTTTATACTTCTTTTACAGGAGCTTCTACAAAAAGAGTTTGTGAAACTTTAATTTCTGAGTTTAATTTATCACACACTCACGAAGATATTACCAATATTAAAAGAACTCATTTTAAAGATTACTTTTACAACGATGAAGAATTTGATTTAATTCCAGGAGTAAGAAAGTTGATTGAGCATTATTACGAAAACAACATCAAATTAATTGTTGCTTCTTCGGCAAGTATGACCACTATTAATATGGTTTTTGAAAAGTTTGGTTTAGAAAAATATTTTAACGGAAAGATCAGCGGTGCAGATTTAAAAGAATCAAAACCTCATCCTGAAATTTTCCAGCTTGCAGCAAAAATGGCCAATGAATCTATTGAAAACTGTATGGTTATTGAAGATTCTACCAACGGAATCTTAGCAGCGCACCGAGCCAATATTTTTTGCGCAGCTTATAAAAGCTTCCATTCTCACAATCAGGATTATAGTTTAGCAAATGTTGTGATTTCAGATTATTCGGAAATCGAAGTTGATAAAATTTCTAAACATTTTTAAAATATAAAAGCTCTCCAAATTGGAGAGCTTTGTTTTTATCTAAACGTGCCGAAGCTCTTTTCTATTAAAAGAAATGACTCTTCGCTATTAATATCCTAATAATTTCAAAATATCCTCAGGTTCCTGTCTTTCTCTAAAGATCTCATATTGGAATTCTCCATTTTCATCTTTTTGAATCAGGATATGTCTCGGTTGAGGCATTAAACAGTGATGAACTCCACCATAACCACCAATTGTTTCCTGATAAGCTCCTGTATGGAAGAAACCTATATACAAAGGTTTCGTATCGCTGAAAACTGGCAAATAAATCGCGTTGGTATGCTGTTCAGAGTTGTAATAATCATCTGAATCACAAGTCAATCCACCTAAGAAAACTCTTTCATAAGAATCTTCCCAACGATTTAACGGAAGCATAATAAAGTGTCTCGAAATCGCCCAAGTATCTGGAAGAGTTGTCATGAAAGAAGAATCGATCATATTCCATTTTTCTCTGTCGTTCTGACGTTTCTGAGAAATAATTTTATATAGATTTGCACCACTTTCTCCTACGGTAAAGCTTCCAAATTCTGTATAAATATTCGGTTCTTCTACTCCTTCTTCTTCACAGAATTTTTTAATTTGAGAAACGATTTCTTCCACCATATATTGGTAATCGTAATCGAAATTCAAAGAAGTTTTAATTGGGAAACCTCCACCGATATTCAGTGAATTTACTTCCGGAGCAATTTTCTTCAAACGTGCATACACACGAAGACATTTGTACAATTCATTCCAGTAATATGCGGTATCTTTGATTCCGGTATTGATGAAAAAGTGAAGCATTTTTAGCCTTGCATTCGGATGCTCAGCAATTTTCTGGCTATAGTAAGGAATAATATCTTTATATCCGATTCCTAATCTTGAGGTATAAAATTCGAATTTCGGTTCTTCCTCAGAAGCAATTCTGATTCCGATATCGAAAGTAGTGTCGATACTTTCAGTTAACTTATCAAGCTCTCTGTAATTATCTAAAATAGGAGTGATATTTTCAAAACCGCTGTTGATCATATCTGAAATTTTCGCCAGATAATCATCCGTTTTGAAACCATTACAGATCACCTCAATATTTTTATCAACTTTACCTTCTGTGTAAAGCGACTTCACAATATCCATATCATAAGCTGAAGATGTTTCGATAGAAATATCGTTCTTCAAAGCTTCTTCAATTACAAATTTGAAATGGCTGGATTTTGTACAGTAGCAGTATCTGTAGTTTTTTTTGTAATCGATTTTCTCAAAAGCTTCCTTAAACCAGCCTTTTGCTTTTTGAATATTTTGAGAAATCTTCGGGAGGTAACTTACCTTAAGAGGCGTTCCAAACTTCTCAACAACTTCCATCAAAGGAATATCGTGAAAAGACAAATTGTTCTCAGAAACATTGAATTCTTCCGTTGGAAAATACAATGTCTGATCAATAAGTTCCGAGTATTTTATTTTCATTTTTTAACAAGTGAATTAAGAATGCAAAATTGCTAAAAAAGTTTGATTTTTTAGCGTTAAATTTATTATAAATTTCTACTGTTTTTCGACTAAAAAATTAGTCTTTACTCAATACGTGAACTTATGAATATATTCGCTTCTCTTATTCTCAGTAATTCCCAAAACCTGATGAATATAAATATCGATAGAGCCGTATTTATTATCAATTTCAGAAAAAGAAGCATCCAAATAGTCCTTTTCAACCCAACTTAATTTTTCGATAACATTCAAATCCATTTTTGGATATAAAAAATGCAGATTATTGGCAAGACGAAGTCTTTTCTGAACTAATTGCTTTCGGTAATTGTTTGACAGAAGATAATCGTTTTCAGTAGTTTCTCTGTCAAATTTCAAAATTGTCAAAATCAACGCGGTTATTATTCCGGTTCTGTCTTTTCCTGCGGTACAGTGATATAAAACAGGATTTTCTGAATCTAAAATCTCATGAATAATTTTCTTAATGATTTCTGGATTTTCTGTTGAGTAAGTTTTATAAAAGTCAAGCATTCTTTGGTCCGCATCTGAACCTTTAACTTTCCCTCTTAAAACAAGCTTTTTCGCCTGATCAAGTTGATCTCCTTCATCTTCAAAAGCAGAATAATTTTTATAATCAATATTTTGAGGAATTACATCGGGTTTCTGTGAAATTTCTTTAGAATTTCTCAAATCAATAATTTCTTTAATTCCTAACTTTTGAAACTCTTTTATAGACTTGTTCTTTAGTTGATGCAAATGCGCGCTTCTGTAAAACTTTCCCTCTTTTAAAATTCTGCCATCAATATTTTTAATATTCCCTACTGTTCTGAAATTGGTTACTTTTTTAATTTTAAATTGGTTTTCAGTTTGTGAAATTCCGTATTCAGGTGTAGAAAAATCTTGTGTCTTACAGGATAAAACACAAAAAACACTGATAATGACGAATGATATTTTTATTAATTGTTTCAATATATTTCAGGATATTCTATTTCATTAATTCCGACAAAAAACAAAAGATCTCCAGATTCATATTCAATAGAAATTTCATCCTCTGCTGCAAAATTCCGAGTACCAATTCTTGAGATCATGCTTAAACTATCATTTGTTAATGGCCAATTCAACCCTTTTGTCGTAATATTTTCAGCTGAAGGAAAAGGATACAGAGAAATCATCTTGTTTTTCACATTTTTCAGAGAGAAATTTTTCGGAATAAAATAATATTCAGAAAACTCGTCATAAAATTTTATGTTTAAATTATTCTTAAATGAATAAGCGACCGTAAGATTTCCTAAAAAATGATCCTGTTCTCCTCCACTTCCTCCTAAAACATCAACCTCCTGAAATCCTTTTTCTAAAATAATTTCTAACGCTTTATGAAAATCTGTTTTATCCTGATCCAGTGTAAGAATAAATTTATCCTGATACACATTTTCGTCTGACCCAATATGAGAATCAAAATCACCGGAAATAAAATCTAGCTTATTTAAAGGAAAACCCAGCTCTTGCAAATAATGAAAAGCACCATCTGTACAGGCAATTAAATTATATTTTTCTAAATCAGGGAAAGATTGCGGGGCGTCACCGTTGATAAAAAGAAGTGCTTTATCTTTCATTCGGATTCCAGTATTCTTCCGGTTCGTTGTTGATTTTTGAGATATATCTTGCCAAAACAAACAGATAATCAGAAAGACGGTTCAGATATTTGATCAATTCGGGACGCACTTCTTCAGATTCATTTAAGAATACCAATGAACGTTCCGCTCTTCTACAAATCGTTCTTGCAGCATGTAAAAAAGTCGCCGATTTTCCGCCTCCCGGAAGAATAAAGTATTGAAGAGGCTCTAGTTTATCTTCAAAACCATCCATCCAATTTTCGAGTTCTTCAATTTCTGTATCAGAAATAATCAAGGAAAGACGAGACTTTCCGTTAGCCAACATCAGTTTATCAACCGGAGTTGCCGCTTCTGAGCCCACTGTAAATAAATCAAACTGGATTTTTTTCAGCTGTTTTAAAACCTCCTCATCAGTGATATGGCTTTTAGAGATTCCGATAAAAGAATTCAGCTCATCAATATTTCCGTAACTGTCAACTCTTGCACTGGCTTTTGAAACTCTCGTTCCGCCATATAAAGCGGTCTGACCTTTATCCCCTGTTTTGGTGTATATTTTCATAGGTAAATTTTCGTTATTCTTAAAACCATGCGTAATCATGGTGATTTCAAAAGACTAAATTACTTTTTTAAAACTATGCTGACAAATGTTTTTGAGTAAGTTTAAAGCAACGTCGTTTACAGAAGATTTTATTCATGTCAATCTATTATTAAATCTTGTGAATCCTTTAAATTGTGATGATAATTAAGATCAATTTCGACAATTTTTATTTAATTTTAAATCACCAAATCATAAATAATAATTATGCAAACCAATCAACAATTAAGCGACTTAATGGCGCTGGATCTGGGAATCAACCTGATTAACAGAAGACCTTATGCAAAAGAAGTTTTTAAGTGGCAGGATATCGAGCTTCTCCCCCATTCGTCAACCGATACTTTACTTTGTGAAATCTACGAGTGGAACGGACGAAACTGGCGCACAACCAATAACAACCTCATCGGTTATTTATTTTCGGGTGAACAGTTAAATACGGTTAAAAATCAATTATTAAATACTCCAAAACATACAGCGTTAATTCCAGATTTTGAATTCACCAAAGACAGCATGATCGAATACGGTTTGTCGTTACCCTCTTTATTTAACATTGGAATTAACGGAAATATCAACAGCGCAAAAAATTTTTCTATCCGTGTAAATGGAGTTACAAAATCGAGAATTACCAATATCGATTCACCAGGAATCGAAATTTTGAAGAGTTTTTCAGCTTTCACGCAATCAAAATCTAAAACCTACCGTAAAAATATTAAGTTTAATTACTTAAGCACTTCTTTATTTTATGCTGAAAGTGTAGAAATTTTTCTTGAAAAAGAATCGGGAATTAGTTTGGATGTCAGTTTTCAGACAACTAATGTTAATGTAGAAGCAAAAGTGGATACCGATACCAAAAAACATTTTGTTTTAAAATATTCCGGAAACCAAGCTCCTTTTGCAGCGAAATTTGTAAAAGGAAAAAACTTTGATGTGGAATAAGCTTTTTTAGTTATGAGTTAAAAATTATGAATTATGAGTTGATTGAAACAGAAGATCTCTTTGAAATTAACTCATAATTCATAACTCATCATTTTAAACTCTTTTACCTGTTTAAAATCATTGCAGCTTCTTTTGCTGCGTATGTGAAAATCATGTCTGCTCCTGCTCTTTTGAAGCAAGTTAAACTTTCAATGATTGCTTTATCATTATCCAGCCAGCCATTTTGAGCAGCTGCTTTCAGCATTGCATATTCTCCGCTTACATTATAAACTGCAATCGGCAAATCAATTGCTTCACGCACTTTTGCGACAATATCCAAATACGGAAGTCCTGGTTTGATCATAATAATATCTGCACCTTCTTCCACATCTTTGAAAACTTCATTCAACGCTTCACGGGAATTATGAAAATCCATCTGATAGGTTTTTTTATCTTTCGGAATTTCCATATCATCTTTTGGTGCGCTGTCTAAAGCACTTCTGAATGGCCCGTAAAAAGAACTTGCATATTTTGCCGCGTAACTTAGAATTCCCACATCATGAAATCCGCTTTCTTCCAAAGCTTCACGAATTGCTAAAACTCTGCCATCCATCATATCACTCGGTGCCACAATGTCAGCTCCGGCTTCAGCATGTGACACAGCCATTTTTGCAAGCGCATCATTGGTAGCATCATTGATGATTTTTCCGTTTTCTATGATTCCGTCGTGACCGTAAATTGAGTAAGGATCTAAAGCTACATCAGGCATAATCACCATTTCAGGAATAGCGTCTTTAATTGCCTTAATAGTATTTTGCATTAAACCATCTTTATTCCACGATTCTTTTCCGGTATTATCCTTTAAATCATCTGAAACTTTCATATAAAGATTAACCGCCTTTACTCCTAAAGAAAATAATTCTTTGCATTCTTTTACCGTAAGATCGATGCTTCGCCTGAAAATTCCGGGCATTGAAGCGATGGCTTCTTCTTTATTTTCACCTTCCATGACGAAAATAGGCATTACAAAATCGTTCACTGAAAGACTGCATTCTCTTACCAAACCTCTCATCGATTCATTCACTCTTAGTCTTCTGTTTCTAGAATATATCATCTTTGGAATACTTTTTGAATAATTTATTGCAAATTTAATATAAGTTCTACAAAAAACTATTGCAGAGAATTATATAATTTATTATTTTTGTTAGTAATATTTAAGCAAATTTATCGTTGATGAAAAAACTTTTACTTTTATTTATATTTTTTGGCGCTTCTATCATGTTTTCTGACAATTTGAAAGCACAAATAAAAGAGCCAACCTCCACAAATCAAAAATCTGATGACGGTGTGCTTACAGCATATCCGAATCCTGCTAAAGATTTTTTGATGGTGAAAGCTAAAGATGCTTCATTAAAAATAAAGAATGTTACTTTTTATTCTATACTAGGAACCCAGGTTGCTAGCTACAATGTAAACAGTAACAATACTGAAATTAATATTCAGAGATTGAAACCCGGAAAGTATCTGATACGATATATTCTAAGTGACAATACACAGAAAGTTACTCAAATAGTAAAACAATAATATTCAAATCCTGATAATCATCAGGATTTTTTCTTTTAGCACATTTTTTTTTAATTATTCCGTAACTTTCGGGATATTTCATAACTAATTGTAAAAACAATTTTAATGCTAAAAGCTGAACAAATTACTAAAACCTACAATGCCGGAAAAAAGACCGCATTAGACGATTTTAGCATACACGTTCCGAAAGGAAGTATTTACGGTCTTCTAGGGCCAAACGGAGCAGGAAAAACTTCATTCATCCGAATAATCAATCAGATTACACAAGCCGATTCTGGGAACGTTTTCATTAACGGAGAAAAACTGAATCCGAATCATATTAAAGACATCGGCTACATGCCGGAAGAACGTGGTCTTTATAAAAACATGAGCGTTGGAGATCAGATTCTTTACTTCGGTGAACTGAAAGGAATGACAAAAAATGATGCCCTGAATGAAGCAAAAAAATGGTTTGATAAACTCAATATCGATCAGTGGTGGAAGAAAAAACTGTCTGAACTGTCGAAAGGGATGGCTCAGAAAATACAGTTTGTTGTAACGGTTCTTCACAGACCCCATCTTTTAATTTTGGATGAACCGTTTTCAGGTTTTGACCCGGTGAATGCCAATTTAATTAAAGATCAGATCATCGAACTTAAAAATAACGGAACCACTATTATTCTTTCTACACACAGAATGGAAAGTGTAGAAGAAATGTGCGATTACGTAGCGTTGATCAATAATTCTAAAAAGATAATTGACGGAAGAGTTTTTGATGTTCGAGAAAAATTCAAGAAAAACATTTTTGGAATTACTTTATCTGAAGTCAACGATGACCAGTTTGATCAGTTTAAAGACAAGTATGGAATTTTCAACATGACTAATGAAAACAATTTGGTTTCTTTTGATCTGAAAAACGAAGCAGATCAGAATAATATTCTTTTAGATTTGGTCAATGTAGGAAAAGTAAGATCTTTCGACGAAAGAATTCCGAGCATGAATGAAGTATTTATCAATGCG from Chryseobacterium indoltheticum encodes the following:
- a CDS encoding alpha-ketoglutarate-dependent dioxygenase AlkB family protein — translated: MNLFDDIQDFPINILPKDGTAEYYGKIFSDAECEKYYQYLLNQIPWENDEAVIFGKLIYTKRKVAWFGEKIFEYTYSNRTKYAKLWTPELLALKQKCEEASGETYNSCLLNLYHDGSEGMAYHSDGEKDLKKHGAIASLTFGAERKFSFKHKISNERIDISLENGSLLVMKGITQENWLHRLPPTTKVKTPRVNLTFRTIEE
- a CDS encoding tyrosine-protein phosphatase encodes the protein MKQLIKISFVIISVFCVLSCKTQDFSTPEYGISQTENQFKIKKVTNFRTVGNIKNIDGRILKEGKFYRSAHLHQLKNKSIKEFQKLGIKEIIDLRNSKEISQKPDVIPQNIDYKNYSAFEDEGDQLDQAKKLVLRGKVKGSDADQRMLDFYKTYSTENPEIIKKIIHEILDSENPVLYHCTAGKDRTGIITALILTILKFDRETTENDYLLSNNYRKQLVQKRLRLANNLHFLYPKMDLNVIEKLSWVEKDYLDASFSEIDNKYGSIDIYIHQVLGITENKRSEYIHKFTY
- a CDS encoding type III PLP-dependent enzyme domain-containing protein — protein: MKIKYSELIDQTLYFPTEEFNVSENNLSFHDIPLMEVVEKFGTPLKVSYLPKISQNIQKAKGWFKEAFEKIDYKKNYRYCYCTKSSHFKFVIEEALKNDISIETSSAYDMDIVKSLYTEGKVDKNIEVICNGFKTDDYLAKISDMINSGFENITPILDNYRELDKLTESIDTTFDIGIRIASEEEPKFEFYTSRLGIGYKDIIPYYSQKIAEHPNARLKMLHFFINTGIKDTAYYWNELYKCLRVYARLKKIAPEVNSLNIGGGFPIKTSLNFDYDYQYMVEEIVSQIKKFCEEEGVEEPNIYTEFGSFTVGESGANLYKIISQKRQNDREKWNMIDSSFMTTLPDTWAISRHFIMLPLNRWEDSYERVFLGGLTCDSDDYYNSEQHTNAIYLPVFSDTKPLYIGFFHTGAYQETIGGYGGVHHCLMPQPRHILIQKDENGEFQYEIFRERQEPEDILKLLGY
- a CDS encoding thiamine diphosphokinase, yielding MKDKALLFINGDAPQSFPDLEKYNLIACTDGAFHYLQELGFPLNKLDFISGDFDSHIGSDENVYQDKFILTLDQDKTDFHKALEIILEKGFQEVDVLGGSGGEQDHFLGNLTVAYSFKNNLNIKFYDEFSEYYFIPKNFSLKNVKNKMISLYPFPSAENITTKGLNWPLTNDSLSMISRIGTRNFAAEDEISIEYESGDLLFFVGINEIEYPEIY
- a CDS encoding CocE/NonD family hydrolase, with amino-acid sequence MKNYFSMLLMFLFFVGTAQNNQPKDTYVKDNFTKQEFYIPMRDGTKLFTAVYIPKDISNKNKYPFLMQRTCYSIAPYGENEYKQRIGPNQFLMKDKYIFVYQDVRGRYMSEGIFTNMTPQVERKTKKDVDESTDTYDTVEYLVKNIKGNNGKVGQFGTSYPGFYTAVGTLAQHPALVASSPQAPISDFWNDDFLHNGRFMMGYFRTFPVFGIQKTKAENKAWYMDTFVKQTSEDGLKFYRDMGTLKDGYEKYYKDNFFMTEIMNHPNYDEYWQKRNLLPHLKNINHAVMTVGGWFDAEDLSGPLNIYKTIEKTSPKAKNTIVMGPFSHGGWGREDGKHFHNQIYFGDSIATYYQKNIETKFFNHYLKGNTKQDAGLPEALMYDTGAKQWREFATYPPKEAKKVSFYLANGTLKNNSGQGFSEYYSDPNNPVLSSDNLKDFNGFTPRNYMSEDQRFAVGRPDVLTFTTDILTEDLTFAGELMAKLNIASTSTDADFAVKLIDVYPEDFKPAEKKDGVIYGNYHQMVRSEIMPARFRNSREKGEALVANQKTAVDFRLQDVVHTFKKGHKIQIQISSTWFPLFAINPQKFLDNPNFATKEDYTKAFIKVFEDSSIEVEVLK
- a CDS encoding cob(I)yrinic acid a,c-diamide adenosyltransferase is translated as MKIYTKTGDKGQTALYGGTRVSKASARVDSYGNIDELNSFIGISKSHITDEEVLKQLKKIQFDLFTVGSEAATPVDKLMLANGKSRLSLIISDTEIEELENWMDGFEDKLEPLQYFILPGGGKSATFLHAARTICRRAERSLVFLNESEEVRPELIKYLNRLSDYLFVLARYISKINNEPEEYWNPNER
- a CDS encoding HAD family hydrolase translates to MSLKAVLFDMDGVIVDTEPLHRKAYFKTFNQLEIEVSEDLYTSFTGASTKRVCETLISEFNLSHTHEDITNIKRTHFKDYFYNDEEFDLIPGVRKLIEHYYENNIKLIVASSASMTTINMVFEKFGLEKYFNGKISGADLKESKPHPEIFQLAAKMANESIENCMVIEDSTNGILAAHRANIFCAAYKSFHSHNQDYSLANVVISDYSEIEVDKISKHF
- a CDS encoding bifunctional helix-turn-helix domain-containing protein/methylated-DNA--[protein]-cysteine S-methyltransferase, whose amino-acid sequence is MFTQDEIDYQRIAKAIEFIQSNFKLQPNLDEVAGKVNLSPAHFQRIFTDWAGTSPKRFLQFISLEHAKSLLKEEKATLFDAALETGLSSTSRLHDLFVKIEGMSPAEYKNGGKNLHINYSFSESPFGKIITASTEKGICYMAFEEDKENALRDLHNKFPNASFFEKHDELQQNALSIFTKDWSKLNTIKLHLKGTDFQLKVWESLLTIPMGKLSTYGNLADKIGNPKASRAVGTAIGSNPVAFLIPCHRVIQSSGKIGGYMWGSDRKQMIIGWESSKVYLED
- the speB gene encoding agmatinase, producing the protein MKTYAGIPEENASLENSKVVLVTVPYDGTSTWGKGADKGPELFLDASENMELYDIETGTEPYLEGVYLAGEVSENSTPEAMTEAVYQKTKELLATDKLFTLFGGEHSVSIGSIRAVGEKFENLTVLQLDAHTDLRPEFHGSTSNHACAVFEANQKHNLVQVGIRSMDAEEVEYLPEGRVFFAHEIANNENWVNDVLEKVSGNVYITIDLDAFDPSIAPSTGTPEPGGLQWYPTLELLRKVFEKCNVVAFDIVELMDSAYSKPSAFLAAKLYYKMLAYYHINKD